The Calditrichota bacterium genomic sequence GGAGATGTTCACTGGCACAGTTATTTCACTGAGGACATGGTCGAATTTGGCGCGCCGGTGGAAACAGCTATTCACATGGCACAGGCGCTCGGATTGGACTTTTTCGCTGTGACCGATCACTCTTACGATTTGGATGACCAACGGGATAATTGGCTGGTCAATGATGCGGCGCTTCCCAAATGGCACGCCATGAAAAAAGAGATCGAAGAGCTAAACAAGAAAAATTCCGGCATCATCGTTCTAACGGGTGAGGAAGTTTCCGTCGGTAATCGGAAAAATCGTAATGTTCATTTTTTGGTCATCAACAGCGAGAAATTTTTCCCGGGAAAAGGCGACGGCGCGGAAAAGTGGCTGCGCACTAAACCTGATCTCTCGCTGACGCAGATTTTGGAACAATTGTCGCCGGAAGCGCTGGCCATCGCCGCTCATCCGGAAATAGCATTCCCGCTTCTGCAGCGGCTGCTTTTGCGTCGCGGAGACTGGGCGGTCGAAGATTTTCAGCATCCCCGACTGAACGGCTATCAAATCTGGAACGGCGAACGCGATCGCTCATTTTTTGCCGGAAGCGAAACGTGGGAGGAATTGCTTCTTTCGGGTAAAAGAATCGCTCTGCTCGCTGGCAATGACGCCCACGGGAATTTTAATCGTTTCCGACAAATCGGCTTTCCGTTCTGGACTTTTCGCGAGACAAACGAGCAGATTTTTGGGCTCATGCGCAGCGGCGTTCTTGCTCGCGATGGTTTCAATACCAAAAATTTGCTGCAAGCCATCCGGCAGGGAAAGACAATTGTCACTAACGGCCCCGTTGCCGAGCTTGTCGTGGAAAATGAGTCGGGGGAGCGGGCGGAAATTGGCGATGAGATTAGGGGCGGTAAATTATCAGTTTTTTTCCGCGCAATTTCATCGGCGGAATTTGGCAGTTTTGTGGAAATGAAAATTATTTTCGGCGATCTCAATCAGAAACGTCAAATTGACGTTTTTAACTTTGCTCCCGAAAATTTGAAGTATGAGTTTGAGACTTCAATTCAATTTGCACATCCACCGAGCGCAGGTTTTTTCCGCGCAGAAGTTACGACAAAAGATGAGAGGAAACAAATTTTTCGCTGCTTGACAAGTCCGATTTACACTGTTGGAAAATGAAAGTATTGTAACTATTCAGCCTCGAAGCCGCCAAGGCTCCAAGGTTTAATTAGTTAGGAAAAAAATATTTTTTGGGAAGCGCTTTGAATAAAAATGTGTTTTGAACAAGCGCCCAAGTTCATTCAGAGGTTGCAGTCAGATGACAATAAAAAAATAAAAAATTATTGAATCTAATAGTCGAAATTTGTATCTTTAATTCATAATATTTTCCATCATTCTTTAAAATTTTGGAGATAGCTATGAGATTCTCAAAATCATCAATTTTTCCTTTTGTTCTCGTTTTTTCTTTTTTTGTCCTGGCAGTTTCTGGGTACTCTTCGGACATTGTCACTCTCGAGGGCCCCGAGCATCATGCTCCTGACAGGGATTTTGATGTTATTCACTACACTTTGCATCTTTCATTTGACGCTTCGGCTGAAACCGTCTTTGGCAGGGAAATCATCGTTTTCTCACCGTTTCAAAGCGGCCTTGATTCAATTGTTCTGGATGCGGCGAAGATGGAGATTAAATCCGTGCAATTACTGTCAAAGAAAAAATTATCTTTCCAAAAATATCCGGAAAAATTAGCCATTTATCTCGACAAAAAGTATGCGCCAGCAGACACAATTTCAATTTCCATAATTTATCAAGCGACGAATCCTGAAAATGGATTGTATTTTATTAATCAACAGGCTGACGGCAAAGAACATTTTGAAATTTATTCCCAGGGGGAAGA encodes the following:
- a CDS encoding CehA/McbA family metallohydrolase; translation: MHFPTEWILPIFLYAETHYKFKGIFSRLFKKEPEIVADAPFRIDAGKPIPVLIFVKDAHRYPIELEKIQIEIGNRGETRLFEIKISKIKIDEKFWHRIFFVDLPESFRGDVKLDVGIEIRMAGKPRRYRNDNYRISSHLPLRVFVSDEPVPRFQDLYFGDVHWHSYFTEDMVEFGAPVETAIHMAQALGLDFFAVTDHSYDLDDQRDNWLVNDAALPKWHAMKKEIEELNKKNSGIIVLTGEEVSVGNRKNRNVHFLVINSEKFFPGKGDGAEKWLRTKPDLSLTQILEQLSPEALAIAAHPEIAFPLLQRLLLRRGDWAVEDFQHPRLNGYQIWNGERDRSFFAGSETWEELLLSGKRIALLAGNDAHGNFNRFRQIGFPFWTFRETNEQIFGLMRSGVLARDGFNTKNLLQAIRQGKTIVTNGPVAELVVENESGERAEIGDEIRGGKLSVFFRAISSAEFGSFVEMKIIFGDLNQKRQIDVFNFAPENLKYEFETSIQFAHPPSAGFFRAEVTTKDERKQIFRCLTSPIYTVGK